In Leishmania mexicana MHOM/GT/2001/U1103 complete genome, chromosome 20, one genomic interval encodes:
- a CDS encoding putative glycyl tRNA synthetase → MPAASSLPGKLEGFVRTEFEDTCRRRFFYGLAFDPYGGTAGLYDLGPTMCAMKSNMLHFWRQHFVIEESMCEVDTTCLTPEEVFKASGHVTRFNDVMVRDTVTGECIRADKFLEEWSEAQIEKDGITAEQKDEFLHLLHDAAGMNLSQIKAVLEKHAIKSPKGNPLSDPFPFNLMFATHIGPEGDRLGYMRPELAQGIILNFKRLMDSGNAQRMPFAGACIGTAFRNEIAPRSALIRVREFTLAEIEHFVNPNNKNHEKFDRVRDVEIWAWPRNLQASNEDPIRMTIGEGVEAKVIDNQTLGYFMGRVALFLTAVGVRFYRFRQHQSTEMAHYAQDCWDAELLTSYGWIECVGIADRSAYDLTQHSNASKKDLCAREEYDEPCMERQLLRQLTKGLIGKTFGKKAGEVMAYLNSAPAEACEAIRAAHAVGQPATVTLPSGEEVSITAQMVSFEEKDVKVTGYSYTPSVIEPSFGIGRILYCLLEQSYWVRRDDGGKNDKRAVFSFSPLLAPQKVALLPLMVKPELLATISEIRQELVLRGISVRVDDSSVTIGKKYARVDELGIPFAITCDFEGDGSVTLRERDTASQVRVPKSEVASVVVELCNPLQPLIWESVKAKYPAQAASAEK, encoded by the coding sequence ATGCCCGCGGCGTCTTCCCTGCCGGGGAAGCTGGAGGGCTTCGTGCGCACCGAGTTCGAGGACACATGCCGCCGTCGCTTCTTCTATGGCCTCGCCTTCGACCCCTATGGCGGAACAGCTGGCCTGTACGACCTCGGCCCCACCATGTGCGCCATGAAGAGCAACATGCTTCATTTCTGGCGCCAGCACTTCGTGATCGAGGAGAGCATGTGCGAAGTGGACACGACCTGCCTCACGCCAGAGGAGGTGTTCAAGGCGTCCGGCCATGTCACCCGCTTCAACGATGTCATGGTGCGCGACACCGTCACAGGTGAGTGCATCCGCGCTGACAAGTTTCTGGAGGAGTGGAGCGAGGCGCAGATCGAGAAGGACGGCATTACGGCGGAGCAGAAGGACGAGTTCCTGCACTTGCTGCACGATGCTGCCGGCATGAACCTCTCCCAGATCAAGGCGGTACTGGAGAAGCACGCCATCAAGTCGCCCAAGGGCAACCCCTTGAGcgaccccttccccttcaACCTCATGTTTGCCACTCACATCGGGCCGGAGGGCGACCGACTCGGCTACATGCGCCCTGAGCTGGCTCAGGGCATCATCCTGAATTTCAAGCGCCTGATGGACTCCGGCAATGCACAACGCATGCCGTTTGCCGGGGCTTGCATCGGAACCGCCTTCCGTAACGAGATCGCCCCGCGCTCGGCGCTTATTCGGGTTCGCGAGTTTACGCTGGCCGAGATCGAGCACTTTGTCAACCCGAACAACAAGAACCACGAGAAGTTTGACCGGGTCCGCGACGTCGAGATCTGGGCGTGGCCGCGCAACCTCCAGGCGAGCAACGAGGACCCCATCCGCATGACGATCGGCGAGGGTGTTGAGGCAAAGGTGATCGACAACCAGACTCTTGGCTACTTCATGGGACGCGTCGCGCTTTTCCTCACGGCTGTCGGCGTTCGCTTCTACCGCTTTCGCCAGCACCAGTCGACGGAGATGGCGCACTACGCCCAGGACTGCTGGGATGCGGAGCTGCTTACCTCGTACGGCTGGATCGAGTGCGTCGGCATTGCGGATCGCTCTGCGTACGACTTGACGCAGCATAGCAACGCGTCCAAGAAGgacctgtgcgcgcgtgaggAGTACGACGAGCCCTGCATGGaacgccagctgctgcgccagctgacAAAGGGCCTCATCGGCAAGACGTTCGGCAAGAAGGCCGGTGAAGTTATGGCTTACCTCAACTCCGCCCCAGCGGAGGCATGCGAGGCGATTCGCGCCGCCCACGCAGTCGGCCAGCCGGCCACTGTCACCCTTCCTTCTGGCGAGGAGGTCTCAATCACGGCGCAGATGGTGTCCTTTGAGGAGAAGGACGTAAAGGTGACGGGCTACAGCTACACCCCGAGTGTGATCGAGCCGTCCTTCGGCATCGGCCGCATCCTGTACTGCCTGCTGGAGCAGAGCTACTGGGTGCGCCGTGACGATGGTGGAAAAAATGACAAGCGCGCCGTCTTCAGCTTCagcccgctgctggcgccgcaGAAGGTGgccttgctgccgctgatggTGAAGCCTGAACTGCTCGCCACCATCTCGGAGATTCGCCAGGAGCTCGTTCTCCGCGGCATCTCCGTCCGCGTCGACGACAGCAGTGTCACGATCGGCAAGAAGTATGCTCGCGTGGATGAGCTCGGCATCCCGTTCGCCATCACGTGCGACTTCGAGGGAGACGGTAGCGtgacgctgcgcgagcgcgacACGGCCTCACAGGTGCGGGTGCCCAAGTCGGAGGTGGCGTCGGTCGTGGTGGAGCTGTGCAACCCGCTGCAGCCCCTCATATGGGAGTCCGTGAAGGCCAAGTACCCCGCTCAAGCTGCCTCGGCGGAGAAGTAG
- a CDS encoding similar to leishmania major. l411.4-like protein has product MLLPAPLVSISGNQCDKVGISPDYFYSLSSATQCNAQKGTCVRHQLADYRAADLEQIAQGVGGRYIATSLGTFTRQRMGEQEFLLDAVERTGGAMLRWTVNADGLAFQPLPVNGVLDAIKFGSSTGILYVTVRNNNTYGGLYYVAVGQCQGARASHCDSDGVTHECVRTAFVAGANTSSLLQFSMVNDPSEEVGSIASCIVVFRDAAAALLASTNVSWTVEHTPTTPAPNAPKAEQCRRCAFSDLRCLFSTVCEWQMLVWTAVAVAVAWAPYAILAYWRIAWHVGAKFLACLN; this is encoded by the coding sequence ATGTTGCTCCCGGCGCCGCTTGTCAGCATCTCCGGCAATCAGTGCGACAAGGTCGGCATCTCACCAGACTATTTCTACTCACTCTCCAGCGCTACGCAGTGCAACGCGCAGAAGGGGACGTGCGTGCGACACCAGCTGGCCGACTACCGTGCGGCGGACCTGGAACAGATCGCGCAGGGCGTAGGCGGGCGCTATATCGCCACCTCTCTCGGCACCTTCACGCGGCAGAGGATGGGGGAACAGGAGTTCCTGCTCGATGCGGTGGAGCGCACGGGCGGGGCGATGCTGCGGTGGACGGTTAATGCGGACGGCCTCGCATTCCAGCCTCTCCCGGTGAACGGCGTACTGGATGCGATCAAGtttggcagcagcacaggcaTCCTCTATGTAACGGTtcgcaacaacaacacatATGGTGGCCTCTACTACGTTGCCGTTGGTCAGTGTCAGGGAGCACGCGCATCGCACTGTGATAGCGACGGGGTGACACACGAGTGTGTCCGCACGGCTTTTGTGGCCGGCGCTAACACCTCCTCACTGTTGCAGTTCAGCATGGTGAACGACCCGTccgaggaggtggggagcATCGCCTCATGCATCGTCGTCTTTCgcgacgcggccgctgcgctgctggccTCCACAAACGTTTCCTGGACGGTCGAACACACGCCCACTACGCCAGCGCCGAATGCCCCCAAAGCGGAGCAgtgccgacgctgcgccTTCAGCGACCTGCGGTGTCTCTTCAGCACCGTCTGCGAGTGGCAGATGCTCGTGTGGACAGCCGTggctgtggctgtggcgTGGGCGCCGTATGCCATCTTGGCCTACTGGCGCATAGCATGGCACGTTGGCGCCAAGTTCTTGGCGTGTCTGAACTGA